ACCAAACGTCCGCCGCTGAACCTTCGCCATCTAATGCGCGAAGGCCAGCGCTTCTCGGCCTCCGCCATTGAGTTGTTCTTCGTGAGGCCCCGGTTCAACCGCCCAGGCCAAACTGTCGAGGAACCCATCGCCAAGATACGATATGTGCGCCGACGGAACGTCTGGCTCCTGTTCTGGAAACGCGCCGACCTCAAATGGCACAGTTATCCACCGCAGCCGGAGGCTGAGTCGCTCGCCGCCGCCCTGAAGATCGTCAAAAAGGATTCCAACGGCT
The nucleotide sequence above comes from Verrucomicrobiales bacterium. Encoded proteins:
- a CDS encoding DUF3024 domain-containing protein, whose amino-acid sequence is MAFTQEEVAQHTITLEKHFWSTKRPPLNLRHLMREGQRFSASAIELFFVRPRFNRPGQTVEEPIAKIRYVRRRNVWLLFWKRADLKWHSYPPQPEAESLAAALKIVKKDSNGCFFG